A region from the Desulfoglaeba alkanexedens ALDC genome encodes:
- a CDS encoding potassium channel family protein, which produces MRHIAIIGLGNLGFYLGQELTSKGFDVLGIDKEKDVVQRAKTDIAQAVLADATDKDTLLALGIGATELAVVTIGTNMLASILATFHLKEIGVKEVYAKALSSEHERILRRIGADRILFPEKDLALSLARRIANPNMLEYLPFIEDHGIFELGPPESFVGKTLRDLDLINRYGIQVIAIRDGRSGNLIFIPKADFVIREADVLILLGPNTALDQLSKESDES; this is translated from the coding sequence ATGCGGCACATCGCCATCATCGGTTTGGGGAATTTGGGATTTTACCTGGGTCAGGAATTGACTTCCAAGGGCTTCGACGTGCTGGGGATCGACAAGGAAAAGGACGTGGTCCAGAGAGCCAAGACCGACATCGCCCAGGCCGTCCTCGCCGACGCGACCGACAAGGACACGCTCCTCGCCCTGGGAATCGGGGCCACGGAACTGGCGGTCGTCACCATCGGAACCAACATGCTGGCAAGCATCCTCGCCACGTTCCATCTCAAAGAAATCGGCGTGAAAGAAGTCTACGCCAAGGCATTGAGTTCAGAACACGAACGCATCCTGCGGCGGATCGGAGCCGACCGGATCCTCTTTCCGGAAAAGGACCTGGCCCTTTCGCTCGCCCGGCGGATCGCTAACCCCAACATGCTCGAATACCTCCCCTTCATCGAAGACCACGGCATTTTCGAATTGGGCCCTCCAGAAAGCTTCGTGGGGAAAACCCTCCGGGACCTGGACCTTATCAACCGCTACGGCATCCAGGTGATCGCCATCCGGGACGGCCGTTCGGGGAACCTCATCTTCATCCCCAAGGCCGATTTCGTCATCCGGGAAGCCGATGTCCTGATCCTGCTGGGTCCCAACACGGCCCTGGACCAACTGAGCAAGGAATCGGACGAATCCTGA
- a CDS encoding TrkH family potassium uptake protein has translation MPNKGLHSLSPWTVPIIGFLGLILTGSALLLAFPTARGDHIPAVDALFMATSATCVTGLSLYDIGREFTLGGQLTILGLIQTGGLGIMLFSTVFLMVLGRGVTFRSRFLLQDIYTHGPSADLLNFLKHILLFTVAFESLGTLALFVRFLDRFEPLQAFYLAAFHAVSAFCNAGFSLFSDSLMAYVSDATVNVTVAGLIIAGGLGFLVLYEVRRIFTAPQGGHLLLRWRRLSLHTKLVLVMTSALLAGGTAFFLMTEWSGVLRPLPAADRLLAAFFQSTTTRTAGFNTLDFSAMTNVTLMGTIILMFIGASPGSAGGGIKTTTLGVLVALSRTRIGGTPMVHAFKRSISEETINRAFGVTVLSLLIVTIGTVLVLLMETGSVPFPQSRGRFMEILFETTSAFGTVGLSMGITPTLGTWSKVILSVIMFTGRLGPLVIAMAITAREVKGHYVYAEEPVMIG, from the coding sequence ATGCCAAACAAGGGACTGCATTCCCTGTCGCCCTGGACCGTCCCCATCATCGGATTCCTCGGCTTGATCCTCACGGGCTCCGCGCTCCTGCTCGCCTTCCCGACCGCCCGGGGGGACCACATCCCCGCCGTGGACGCTCTCTTCATGGCGACTTCGGCGACGTGTGTGACCGGACTCTCGCTTTACGACATCGGACGCGAGTTCACCCTGGGAGGGCAGCTGACCATCCTCGGGCTCATCCAGACAGGCGGCCTGGGCATCATGCTCTTTTCCACGGTCTTTCTCATGGTGCTCGGGCGCGGCGTCACGTTCCGCTCACGCTTTCTGCTCCAAGACATCTACACGCACGGCCCCAGCGCCGACCTTCTCAATTTCTTGAAACACATCCTTCTTTTCACGGTGGCTTTCGAATCCCTGGGAACGCTCGCGCTGTTCGTCCGGTTCCTGGACCGCTTCGAACCCCTGCAGGCCTTTTACCTCGCAGCGTTTCACGCGGTGAGCGCCTTCTGCAACGCCGGCTTTTCGCTCTTTTCCGATTCGCTCATGGCCTATGTGAGCGATGCGACGGTGAACGTCACCGTGGCCGGGCTCATCATCGCGGGCGGCCTCGGCTTCCTGGTGCTCTACGAAGTGCGCCGCATCTTCACGGCTCCGCAGGGCGGGCACCTCCTTCTCCGCTGGCGCCGGTTGTCGCTGCACACCAAGCTGGTGCTTGTCATGACCTCGGCGCTGCTCGCGGGAGGGACGGCCTTCTTCCTGATGACCGAATGGTCCGGTGTTCTCAGACCGCTTCCGGCCGCCGACCGGCTTCTCGCAGCTTTCTTCCAGTCGACCACGACCCGGACGGCCGGTTTCAACACCCTCGACTTTTCCGCCATGACCAATGTGACCCTCATGGGCACCATCATCTTGATGTTCATCGGCGCGTCTCCAGGTTCCGCGGGGGGCGGAATCAAGACCACGACCCTCGGTGTCCTGGTGGCCCTCAGCCGTACGCGGATCGGGGGCACTCCCATGGTTCACGCCTTCAAGCGGTCCATCAGCGAAGAAACGATAAACCGGGCCTTCGGCGTTACCGTTCTTTCCCTTTTGATCGTTACCATCGGAACGGTTCTGGTGCTGCTGATGGAGACAGGCAGCGTGCCGTTTCCTCAGAGCCGCGGGCGATTCATGGAGATCCTTTTCGAAACCACGTCGGCTTTCGGGACCGTGGGGCTGAGTATGGGCATTACCCCGACGCTCGGCACCTGGAGCAAGGTGATCCTGTCGGTCATCATGTTCACGGGACGGCTGGGACCGCTGGTGATCGCCATGGCGATCACGGCCCGGGAAGTGAAGGGACACTACGTCTACGCCGAAGAACCGGTCATGATCGGGTGA
- the sfsA gene encoding DNA/RNA nuclease SfsA: protein MVPGRLLRRYKRFLADVMLDDGRVVTVHCPNSGSMKGCLEEGAPVYCSPNASPKRRTAYTWEMIRINGGWVGINTGIPNILAARAAENRALPLFKTVQRVAREVRLGEHSRIDLKVDSAEGPIFVEVKNVTLVEDGTALFPDAVTSRGTRHLEELMHLRQRGIAAAMFYVVQRGDAVRFAPADAIDPVYAAACRKAVRAGVVMTAVRARVTPERICLERLLPLAFEIP, encoded by the coding sequence CTGGTGCCCGGTCGCCTGCTTAGGCGCTACAAGCGGTTCCTGGCCGATGTGATGCTCGACGACGGGCGGGTGGTGACCGTGCATTGCCCGAATTCCGGTTCCATGAAGGGATGCCTGGAAGAAGGGGCGCCCGTTTATTGTTCGCCGAACGCCTCACCTAAGCGCCGGACGGCTTACACTTGGGAAATGATCCGGATTAACGGGGGCTGGGTGGGGATCAACACGGGGATTCCGAACATCCTGGCGGCTCGGGCCGCCGAAAACCGGGCGCTGCCCCTCTTCAAGACCGTGCAGCGGGTCGCCCGCGAAGTCCGATTGGGCGAGCACAGCCGAATCGACCTTAAGGTCGATTCGGCCGAAGGCCCGATTTTTGTTGAAGTGAAAAACGTGACGCTGGTGGAAGACGGGACGGCGCTTTTTCCCGACGCTGTGACGAGTCGCGGCACCAGGCACCTGGAGGAATTGATGCACCTTAGGCAGCGCGGGATCGCCGCCGCCATGTTTTACGTGGTCCAGCGCGGAGACGCCGTTCGGTTTGCGCCGGCCGACGCCATCGACCCCGTCTATGCCGCAGCCTGCCGGAAGGCCGTTCGGGCTGGAGTCGTCATGACGGCGGTCCGAGCGCGGGTCACCCCCGAACGCATCTGCCTGGAACGACTGCTGCCGCTCGCCTTTGAGATCCCGTGA
- the eno gene encoding phosphopyruvate hydratase encodes MSEIMTVKAREILDSRGNPTVETEVVLESGATGRAAVPSGASTGSREALELRDGDAKRYLGKGVLTAVRHVNEEIGLKVIGLDAQDQVELDRFMIALDGTENKSRLGANAILSVSMAAAKAAAEETGLSLYRYLGGVSAYVLPVPMMNVLNGGAHADNNLDIQEFMIVPAGAPSFKGALRMGAEVFHHLKKILKARGLNTAVGDEGGFAPNLASNEEAMELLMDAIQAAGYVPGEDVFIALDAAASEFYENGAYRLAAEKTPEKSAEELVAFYRSWCERYPVISLEDGMAEGDWAGWKRLTKELGSKVQIVGDDVFVTNTRILARGIDEGVANAVLIKLNQIGTVTETLEAVSMAYRAGYRAVISHRSGETEDTFIADLAVGARTGQIKTGSLSRTDRVAKYNQLLRIEEELGDSARFAGIEAFRR; translated from the coding sequence ATGAGTGAAATCATGACGGTCAAGGCAAGGGAGATTCTCGATTCGCGGGGGAATCCCACCGTGGAAACCGAGGTGGTTCTGGAGTCGGGGGCCACCGGGAGGGCGGCGGTGCCGTCGGGGGCTTCCACGGGTTCGCGCGAAGCCCTGGAACTCAGGGACGGAGACGCAAAGCGCTACCTGGGCAAAGGGGTCCTGACAGCCGTCCGGCACGTGAACGAGGAGATCGGGCTCAAGGTCATCGGCTTGGATGCCCAGGACCAGGTGGAACTCGACCGTTTCATGATCGCGCTCGACGGCACGGAAAACAAGAGCCGTCTGGGGGCGAACGCCATCCTGTCGGTCAGCATGGCCGCCGCCAAGGCCGCCGCCGAAGAAACCGGGCTGTCGCTTTACCGTTACCTGGGGGGCGTCTCGGCCTATGTCCTTCCGGTTCCCATGATGAACGTTCTGAACGGGGGGGCTCATGCCGACAACAACCTGGACATCCAGGAATTCATGATCGTTCCGGCCGGTGCGCCGTCTTTCAAAGGGGCGCTCCGAATGGGCGCGGAGGTGTTCCACCACTTGAAGAAGATTTTGAAGGCCCGCGGGCTGAACACCGCGGTGGGCGACGAAGGCGGATTCGCGCCCAACCTCGCCTCCAACGAAGAAGCCATGGAGCTGCTCATGGACGCCATCCAGGCGGCAGGTTACGTTCCAGGGGAGGACGTGTTCATCGCCTTGGACGCGGCGGCCAGCGAATTTTACGAAAACGGCGCCTACCGGCTGGCGGCGGAGAAGACACCGGAAAAGAGCGCCGAAGAACTGGTCGCGTTCTACCGGTCCTGGTGCGAACGCTATCCGGTCATTTCCTTGGAAGACGGCATGGCCGAGGGCGACTGGGCCGGCTGGAAACGGCTCACCAAAGAGCTGGGAAGCAAGGTTCAGATCGTGGGAGACGATGTCTTCGTGACCAACACCCGCATCCTGGCCCGCGGGATCGACGAAGGCGTGGCCAACGCCGTCCTGATCAAGCTCAACCAGATCGGCACGGTGACCGAAACCCTGGAAGCCGTTTCCATGGCCTACCGGGCCGGCTACCGAGCGGTGATTTCTCACCGGTCCGGCGAAACGGAGGACACCTTCATTGCGGACCTGGCGGTCGGCGCTCGGACGGGTCAGATCAAGACCGGGTCCCTTTCCCGGACCGACCGCGTGGCGAAGTACAACCAGCTCCTTCGCATCGAAGAAGAACTGGGAGATTCCGCCCGGTTTGCCGGGATCGAGGCCTTCCGGCGCTGA
- the coaE gene encoding dephospho-CoA kinase (Dephospho-CoA kinase (CoaE) performs the final step in coenzyme A biosynthesis.) has product MGVEANPSKDRSAGKPQGKPAAARRIALTGGIASGKSTVSDLFRQKGAVVLDADRAAREAVRPGTRSWRRLRELLRPDFFLEDGELNRRRLRLRIIDDPSLRAEVNAVLHPAVMEIIKEGWREACSHNREAFVLFDIPLLYEAGLDGRFDRVILVYAPPEVQVRRLMERDGVSREEAERTLAMQMPIDRKRARAHLMIDNGGSLEATRRQVDAVWRVLAREVAGSPKELVRE; this is encoded by the coding sequence ATGGGTGTGGAAGCGAATCCTTCGAAAGACCGTTCCGCCGGGAAGCCTCAGGGGAAGCCGGCGGCCGCCCGGCGGATCGCCCTTACCGGGGGGATCGCCAGCGGGAAAAGCACGGTTTCGGACCTGTTTCGACAAAAGGGGGCGGTCGTCCTCGACGCGGACCGGGCCGCCCGGGAAGCGGTCCGCCCCGGAACCCGCTCCTGGCGGCGGCTGCGGGAACTGCTGAGGCCGGATTTCTTCCTCGAAGACGGCGAACTGAACCGCCGCCGCCTTCGGCTTCGCATCATCGACGATCCGAGCCTTCGAGCCGAAGTGAACGCGGTGCTGCACCCTGCGGTCATGGAAATCATAAAAGAGGGCTGGCGGGAAGCTTGCTCGCACAACCGGGAAGCGTTCGTCCTGTTCGACATTCCGCTCCTTTACGAAGCCGGGCTGGACGGCCGGTTCGATCGGGTGATCCTGGTGTATGCTCCGCCGGAAGTCCAGGTCCGGCGGCTCATGGAAAGGGACGGCGTTTCCCGCGAAGAAGCGGAACGGACCCTCGCCATGCAGATGCCTATCGATCGGAAGAGAGCGCGGGCCCACCTGATGATCGATAACGGCGGAAGCCTTGAAGCCACCCGCAGGCAGGTGGACGCCGTCTGGCGGGTGCTCGCGAGGGAGGTTGCGGGATCGCCCAAGGAGCTTGTCCGAGAATAG
- the sdhA gene encoding succinate dehydrogenase flavoprotein subunit: MPVHKHDVVIVGSGLAGLRTAVEAVGSADVALISKVFPTRSHSGAAQGGIAAAIGNEEPDSWEWHMFDTVKGGDYLTDQDAAEVLARDGPRAVYELEHMGVPFNRTPEGRIAQRAFGGHTRDYGKAAVKRACYAADRTGRVILDTLYGQAVRKGIRVYAELSIVDLIFRDGRAAGLVAYDLATGELHLFHCRLLLLATGGFGKVYKTTSNCFANTGDGVYLAYRAGLPLEDMEFVQFHPTGIHGLGVLISEAARGEGGILRNRDGERFMERYAPTIKDLAARDVVSRAIMQEIQEGRGIDGQDIVHLDLTHLGKDRLAERLSDISSFVRIYLGIDPASEPIPVHPTCHYMMGGIPTDVDGRVLGKDLQPVTGLFAAGECACVSVHGANRLGCNSLLDLVVFGRRAGKKMLAQLPNVPWPQLPRDAGDAVRERIERLKGRSSGERVHGLRRELQQVMMERCAVFRREADLRQALEDIRALQARCRDGLYLNYRGERFNTDLLEALELESLLGLAETIVLSALKRTESRGAHWREDFPDRDDQRWLKHTLVALEDGEPAIFYRPVTVTRFEPKPRVY, translated from the coding sequence ATGCCGGTACACAAGCACGATGTGGTGATCGTGGGGTCAGGTCTTGCTGGACTCCGAACGGCCGTCGAAGCGGTGGGTTCGGCCGACGTGGCCCTCATCTCCAAGGTCTTTCCCACCCGGTCCCATTCGGGTGCAGCCCAGGGCGGGATCGCGGCCGCCATCGGAAACGAGGAGCCCGATTCCTGGGAATGGCACATGTTCGACACGGTGAAAGGCGGCGACTACCTGACCGACCAGGACGCCGCGGAAGTGCTGGCCCGGGACGGGCCTCGAGCGGTCTACGAACTGGAACACATGGGGGTACCCTTCAACCGGACGCCCGAAGGAAGGATCGCTCAGCGCGCCTTCGGCGGTCACACCCGGGACTACGGGAAGGCGGCGGTGAAACGGGCCTGCTATGCGGCGGACCGGACCGGTCGGGTGATCCTGGATACCCTCTACGGCCAGGCCGTCCGAAAGGGCATCCGCGTCTATGCGGAACTTTCCATCGTGGACCTCATCTTCCGGGACGGCCGGGCGGCAGGACTGGTCGCCTACGACCTCGCAACGGGGGAACTCCACCTCTTTCACTGCCGGCTGCTTCTGCTCGCCACCGGCGGCTTCGGAAAGGTCTATAAGACGACTTCCAACTGCTTCGCCAATACCGGCGACGGCGTCTACCTCGCTTACCGCGCCGGCCTTCCGCTCGAAGACATGGAATTCGTCCAGTTTCACCCCACCGGCATCCACGGCCTGGGCGTGCTCATCAGCGAAGCGGCCCGCGGGGAAGGCGGGATCCTCCGAAACCGGGACGGCGAGCGGTTCATGGAACGTTACGCGCCGACCATCAAGGACCTCGCCGCCCGCGACGTGGTTTCCCGGGCCATCATGCAGGAAATCCAGGAAGGGCGCGGCATCGACGGCCAGGACATCGTGCACCTGGACCTCACACACCTGGGAAAGGACCGCCTGGCCGAACGCCTGTCCGATATTTCCTCCTTCGTCCGAATCTACCTGGGGATCGACCCGGCTTCCGAACCCATTCCCGTCCATCCCACCTGCCACTACATGATGGGCGGCATCCCCACCGACGTGGACGGCCGTGTCCTGGGAAAAGACCTGCAGCCGGTCACGGGGCTCTTCGCGGCCGGTGAATGCGCCTGCGTTTCCGTTCACGGCGCCAACCGCCTGGGATGCAATTCGCTCCTGGATCTCGTGGTGTTCGGCCGGCGAGCCGGAAAGAAAATGCTGGCGCAACTCCCGAACGTTCCGTGGCCCCAACTCCCGCGGGATGCCGGCGATGCCGTGCGGGAACGCATCGAGCGGCTGAAGGGACGCTCGTCCGGGGAACGCGTCCACGGCCTCCGCCGGGAACTCCAGCAGGTGATGATGGAACGCTGCGCGGTGTTCCGCCGGGAAGCCGACCTCCGGCAGGCGCTGGAGGACATCCGGGCGCTCCAAGCCCGCTGCCGCGACGGGCTCTACCTGAACTACCGCGGTGAACGCTTCAATACCGATCTTCTGGAAGCCCTGGAATTGGAGTCCCTCCTGGGGCTCGCCGAAACCATCGTGCTTTCGGCGCTCAAACGCACGGAAAGCCGCGGCGCCCATTGGCGCGAAGATTTTCCGGATCGCGACGACCAACGGTGGCTCAAGCACACGCTGGTCGCGCTGGAAGACGGCGAGCCTGCGATCTTCTACAGGCCGGTGACCGTCACCCGCTTCGAACCCAAGCCGAGGGTGTACTGA
- a CDS encoding succinate dehydrogenase/fumarate reductase iron-sulfur subunit, with amino-acid sequence MELRFKIYRFDPRMDSEPRYQDYVVQADPRERILDCLNRIKWEQDGSLSYRMSCGHGVCGSDAMRINGRCALACQKLVKDVADSEVLLEPLPTFTVLKDLVVDLDPFFERVNQMRPYLLAALEEPNRERLQTPEARKKLDHVIRCILCACCTASCPIVQEGTPFIGPAALVWAFRNIFDSRDARHEERLKAVDTPDGAWGCRNHFECTRVCPKEIPVTKSINIIKREIEKALR; translated from the coding sequence ATGGAATTGCGTTTCAAGATCTACCGGTTCGATCCCCGGATGGACAGCGAGCCGCGGTATCAGGACTACGTGGTGCAGGCGGATCCGCGCGAACGCATCCTGGACTGCCTGAACCGGATCAAGTGGGAACAGGACGGGAGCCTGAGCTACCGGATGTCCTGCGGGCACGGGGTATGCGGTTCGGACGCCATGCGCATCAACGGCCGCTGCGCCCTCGCCTGCCAGAAGCTGGTCAAGGATGTCGCGGATTCCGAAGTCCTCTTGGAACCGCTTCCGACCTTCACCGTGCTCAAGGACCTGGTGGTGGACCTGGATCCCTTTTTCGAACGCGTCAACCAGATGCGGCCCTATCTCCTCGCCGCCTTGGAAGAACCGAACCGGGAACGCCTCCAGACCCCCGAAGCCCGTAAAAAGCTGGATCACGTGATCCGCTGCATCCTGTGCGCCTGCTGCACGGCGTCCTGCCCCATCGTCCAGGAAGGCACCCCCTTCATCGGCCCGGCCGCCCTGGTGTGGGCCTTCCGGAACATTTTCGATTCCCGGGACGCCCGGCATGAAGAACGTCTCAAGGCCGTGGACACACCCGACGGTGCCTGGGGATGCCGAAACCATTTCGAATGCACGCGGGTCTGCCCCAAGGAAATCCCCGTCACCAAGAGCATCAATATCATCAAGCGCGAAATCGAAAAGGCGCTCCGCTGA
- a CDS encoding acyltransferase produces the protein MLHFLPAPVNGALSLILLSFNTVACCLPLFLVAFLKLAVPFRPWRKCCDVVLNGIAEGWILGNNLSLKLTKKIHWDVKGLEGLKRNGWYLVLANHQTWTDIVVLQKIFWRKIPFLKFFLKKELIYVPFLGLAWWALDFPFMERSPRGMASRRSRARGGDLAATVKACEKFKTIPISVMNFVEGTRFTPEKRDGQRSPFRHLLRPKAAGIAIVLASMGEQLHRILDVTIVYPEGVKSFWAFLCGRVTRVKVRVRALPITSELLGDYFEDREFRARFHDWLNRLWEEKDGRIAALLAGAEAGCDPVALEGAA, from the coding sequence ATGCTGCATTTCCTGCCGGCTCCCGTAAACGGAGCGCTTTCTCTGATTCTTCTGTCGTTCAATACGGTTGCCTGCTGCCTGCCGCTGTTTCTGGTGGCTTTCCTGAAGCTCGCCGTCCCCTTTCGCCCGTGGAGAAAATGCTGTGATGTGGTCCTGAACGGCATCGCCGAAGGCTGGATCCTAGGGAACAACCTTTCGTTGAAACTCACCAAGAAGATCCACTGGGACGTGAAAGGTCTGGAGGGGCTCAAGCGAAACGGCTGGTACCTGGTTCTCGCCAACCACCAGACGTGGACGGACATCGTGGTGCTCCAGAAGATCTTTTGGCGAAAGATCCCCTTTCTGAAATTCTTCCTGAAAAAAGAACTGATCTACGTCCCCTTTCTGGGGCTCGCGTGGTGGGCCTTGGATTTTCCTTTCATGGAGCGGAGTCCGAGGGGGATGGCGTCCCGGCGTTCGAGGGCGAGGGGGGGAGACCTGGCGGCCACCGTCAAGGCGTGCGAAAAGTTCAAGACCATCCCGATTTCGGTCATGAACTTCGTCGAAGGCACGCGTTTTACCCCGGAAAAACGGGACGGTCAGCGGTCTCCCTTCCGGCACCTGCTGCGGCCCAAGGCGGCGGGAATCGCTATCGTTCTCGCCTCCATGGGCGAGCAGCTTCACCGGATCCTGGACGTCACCATCGTCTATCCCGAAGGAGTCAAAAGCTTCTGGGCCTTTCTGTGCGGGCGGGTTACCCGGGTTAAGGTCCGCGTGCGGGCGCTTCCAATAACGTCCGAACTTCTGGGCGATTATTTTGAAGACCGCGAATTCCGAGCCCGTTTTCACGACTGGCTCAACCGCCTTTGGGAAGAAAAGGACGGGCGGATCGCCGCGCTCCTGGCCGGTGCCGAAGCTGGCTGCGACCCTGTGGCCTTGGAAGGGGCCGCCTGA
- a CDS encoding ABC transporter substrate-binding protein, producing MRILSLAPTQTEILAALGAFDDLVGVSDNCDFPEAVKTLERFGPWAAPDLHRVRSARPDLVCTFGRHQQEVADLLRSHGITVYHSDPATITEALETFRDLAALTHRAAQGERLLGSLEGRLQAVHERAERIRRSKRPRVLRIMHWEPLITVGPGAFQHDVIETAGAENIAADGAAPYFACDPAELARRDPDLIFFCDPALLDRLPADPVWKTTRAVREGRLRVFDCGLTCRSGPRIVDMTEALQKAFLNPPPTP from the coding sequence ATGCGCATCCTTTCCCTGGCTCCGACTCAGACGGAAATCCTCGCCGCGCTGGGTGCGTTCGACGACCTGGTAGGCGTGAGCGACAACTGCGACTTTCCCGAAGCCGTGAAGACGCTCGAACGCTTCGGACCGTGGGCCGCCCCGGACCTCCACAGGGTTCGTTCGGCCCGCCCCGACCTGGTCTGCACCTTCGGCCGCCATCAGCAAGAAGTCGCGGACCTTTTGCGTTCCCACGGGATCACCGTTTACCACAGCGATCCGGCGACCATCACCGAAGCATTGGAAACCTTCCGCGACCTGGCGGCGCTGACGCACAGAGCCGCGCAAGGCGAAAGGCTCCTCGGCAGCCTGGAAGGCCGCCTCCAAGCCGTCCACGAGCGCGCCGAACGGATCCGGCGGTCGAAGCGGCCGCGGGTGCTGCGCATCATGCACTGGGAACCGCTCATCACTGTGGGTCCCGGCGCCTTCCAGCACGATGTGATCGAGACGGCGGGAGCTGAAAACATCGCCGCCGACGGCGCCGCCCCCTACTTCGCCTGCGACCCGGCGGAGCTTGCCCGCCGTGACCCGGACCTCATCTTTTTCTGCGACCCGGCGCTTCTGGACCGTTTGCCGGCGGACCCGGTCTGGAAAACAACGCGCGCCGTGCGGGAAGGCCGCCTCAGAGTCTTCGACTGCGGGCTTACGTGCCGTTCCGGGCCGCGGATCGTGGACATGACGGAAGCACTCCAGAAAGCCTTCCTCAACCCGCCGCCCACCCCTTGA
- a CDS encoding DEAD/DEAH box helicase, which translates to MKEWRKKIRKYINFDCFDLDSRILNNLRSIGYSTPTPIQEQAIPSILQGLDVIGLAQTGTGKTAAFALPIVQRLTQGPRNRIRALIVAPTRELTEQTQKAIHQLARNTHIRSTTIYGGVGINAQIQALRGGVEIVSCCPGRLLDHVQRGTIDLSQVEVLVLDEADRMFDMGFLTDIRKIVALLPRSRQTLLFSATMPAAIRSLVEDILRNPSTIQAGKSAPVESVAHTFYPVAAQSKAALLKQILEQTSTGPVIVFTRTKHRSKTLARQLEHSGYRAAALNGNLTQAKRQQALDGFHQGRYEILVATDIAARGIDVSKVSHVINYDMPDTVDAYTHRIGRTGRAQQTGEAFTFVCAEDGFLELAIKKMLGTKLKYCVIKEFCGAGEAPRRANPPTPLAEKWRHGPQQHQSAGRRH; encoded by the coding sequence GTGAAGGAATGGAGAAAGAAAATTAGAAAATATATAAATTTCGATTGTTTTGACCTTGATTCCCGCATTCTGAACAACCTACGGTCCATCGGCTACTCCACACCCACCCCGATCCAGGAACAGGCAATCCCCAGCATCCTGCAAGGCCTGGACGTCATCGGCCTGGCACAGACCGGGACCGGGAAGACGGCGGCTTTTGCCCTGCCCATCGTGCAGCGCCTCACCCAGGGGCCGCGCAATCGGATCCGCGCCCTGATTGTTGCGCCGACCCGGGAACTCACTGAACAAACTCAGAAGGCCATCCATCAGCTTGCTCGCAACACCCACATTCGGAGCACCACCATTTACGGGGGAGTCGGAATCAACGCCCAGATCCAAGCGCTACGCGGCGGAGTGGAAATTGTCTCCTGCTGTCCCGGCCGTCTTCTCGACCACGTTCAGCGGGGCACTATCGACCTGTCCCAGGTCGAAGTCCTGGTTCTGGACGAAGCCGACCGCATGTTCGACATGGGGTTTTTGACGGATATCCGTAAAATCGTCGCTCTGCTGCCGCGCAGTCGCCAGACCCTGCTTTTTTCCGCCACCATGCCCGCCGCAATCAGGAGCCTGGTCGAGGACATACTGCGAAACCCGTCTACCATCCAGGCCGGCAAATCCGCTCCGGTGGAAAGCGTCGCGCACACCTTCTACCCCGTCGCAGCCCAATCCAAGGCGGCCCTGCTCAAACAGATCTTGGAGCAAACCTCCACCGGGCCGGTAATCGTCTTCACCCGCACCAAGCACCGCTCAAAAACCTTGGCACGCCAGTTGGAACACTCCGGCTACCGGGCGGCGGCCCTCAACGGCAACCTCACCCAAGCCAAGCGCCAGCAAGCCCTGGACGGATTCCACCAAGGACGCTACGAGATCCTCGTGGCCACCGATATCGCCGCCCGCGGCATCGACGTGAGCAAGGTCTCCCACGTAATCAACTACGACATGCCCGACACCGTCGATGCCTATACCCACCGGATCGGGCGGACCGGCCGCGCCCAGCAGACCGGCGAGGCATTCACGTTCGTCTGCGCCGAGGACGGCTTCTTGGAGCTCGCCATCAAGAAGATGCTGGGTACCAAGCTGAAATATTGCGTTATCAAAGAGTTTTGCGGCGCAGGGGAAGCGCCGCGCCGGGCAAACCCGCCAACTCCCCTGGCGGAGAAATGGCGCCACGGCCCTCAGCAGCACCAGTCCGCCGGCCGGCGTCACTGA